From Staphylococcus sp. M0911, a single genomic window includes:
- a CDS encoding LLM class flavin-dependent oxidoreductase, producing MKIELGLTSFADNSAIHMPEGSELPISNAQRIRNIVEEIELADQLGLDIYGLGEHHRKDYAVSDPVTVLAAAARTFHIKLSSAVTVLSSDDPVRVYERFSTLDAVSNGRAEVMIGRGSFIESFPLFGYNLNDYEDLFNEKLQMLLEINKHEIINWEGKLRPSVENTGVYPRIEHGELPISIATGGTPESSLRAGAFGLPITYAIIGGNPKRFARNIEIYKSVAESYGHDPSQLPISVHSWGYIADTDEQAKREFFPSLKAHQDVLGRERGWPPFNEQSFEREIGSEGAIYLGSPETVAQKIIETVETLGLNRFMIHTPVGSMPHEKTMHSIRLFGEKVKPIVDKYFEDK from the coding sequence ATGAAAATTGAATTAGGATTAACTTCATTTGCCGATAATAGTGCGATTCATATGCCGGAAGGTTCAGAACTTCCTATTTCAAATGCACAACGCATTAGAAATATAGTAGAAGAAATAGAATTGGCAGATCAACTAGGCTTAGACATCTATGGCTTAGGCGAGCATCATCGTAAAGATTATGCTGTGTCAGATCCAGTGACTGTGTTAGCTGCTGCTGCACGTACTTTTCATATCAAACTGTCATCAGCTGTTACTGTTTTATCCTCTGATGACCCAGTCAGAGTATACGAGCGCTTCTCAACATTAGATGCTGTATCTAATGGTCGAGCTGAAGTAATGATAGGTAGAGGATCATTTATTGAATCTTTCCCATTATTTGGTTACAACTTAAATGATTATGAAGATTTATTTAATGAAAAACTTCAAATGCTATTAGAAATTAATAAGCATGAAATTATCAATTGGGAAGGCAAATTACGTCCTAGCGTTGAAAACACAGGCGTTTATCCTAGAATAGAACATGGCGAATTACCGATTTCTATCGCTACAGGTGGTACACCTGAATCATCATTACGAGCAGGTGCATTTGGTTTACCCATCACTTATGCTATTATTGGTGGTAATCCTAAACGATTCGCACGTAATATAGAAATTTACAAATCTGTTGCTGAATCATATGGACATGATCCATCTCAATTACCAATATCTGTACATTCTTGGGGATATATTGCTGACACTGACGAGCAAGCTAAACGCGAGTTCTTCCCTTCATTAAAAGCACATCAAGATGTACTTGGTAGAGAACGTGGTTGGCCACCTTTCAATGAACAATCTTTTGAACGAGAAATTGGAAGCGAAGGTGCGATATACTTAGGTAGCCCTGAAACAGTCGCACAAAAAATTATTGAAACTGTAGAAACTCTAGGTCTTAATCGTTTTATGATTCATACTCCAGTCGGATCAATGCCTCATGAAAAAACAATGCATTCCATCCGTCTTTTTGGGGAAAAGGTTAAACCTATAGTAGATAAATATTTTGAAGATAAATAG
- a CDS encoding peptide-methionine (S)-S-oxide reductase: protein MEIVYVAGGCLWGVQAFFKTIPGIVSTEAGRANGTTSNLSGEYDGYAECVKLTFDPDSLTIRNIMAYLFEVIDPYSLNQQGQDIGKKYRTGLYSENTQHLKEAQTFINEREDSDYIVVEVLPLSNYVKSAHEHQDRLENYPEDHHLCHIPMHMLNKYK, encoded by the coding sequence ATGGAAATAGTATATGTAGCTGGCGGTTGTTTGTGGGGCGTTCAAGCTTTTTTTAAAACTATACCAGGTATCGTATCAACTGAAGCTGGAAGAGCTAATGGAACAACATCAAATTTGAGTGGTGAATACGATGGTTATGCCGAATGTGTAAAGTTAACATTTGATCCGGATAGTTTAACTATTCGTAATATTATGGCATATCTTTTTGAAGTGATTGATCCTTATAGTTTAAATCAACAAGGTCAAGATATAGGTAAGAAATATAGAACAGGATTATATAGTGAAAATACGCAACATTTGAAGGAAGCACAAACTTTTATTAATGAGCGTGAAGATAGTGATTATATTGTAGTGGAAGTCTTACCTCTGTCTAACTATGTAAAAAGTGCGCACGAACATCAAGATAGATTGGAAAATTATCCTGAAGATCATCATTTGTGTCATATACCCATGCATATGTTAAATAAATATAAATAA
- a CDS encoding MFS transporter, with protein sequence MEEQRHYNLITTILFFSGIIVMGSLYTALPLTAAFAHSFHIPQSVATLNGVIFSIMYSISCLFYGTISDKYGRIKTILIGLSGLTIICFIIGFVQSFSLLLIMRAIQGIFAATFSPVAITYTTETYPAKKRVTAISFISTSFMLSGVLGQNLSELIVHHLNWHWVYFTLTVLYLCLIFVIYRYVPESPRRNSDVQLVKFFNNFKDFRDNLKVLYCLFISFTLLIMFISMYAILNLYILSDKVNGDMSTASLVKLFGVIGMLVSLLGGRLSGRIGIKRVISLALLTSTLSLILMGITTNIICITLFSVTFVAGIAFAIPSVISKVGMTVKHNQGFFLSVNTVILFMGTAIAPILMIYIAKLPQYFLMFASIACIGLISFIVSLFMPKDESAH encoded by the coding sequence TTGGAGGAACAACGTCATTATAATCTAATCACTACAATTCTATTTTTCTCTGGAATTATCGTTATGGGTAGCTTATATACTGCACTTCCACTTACAGCAGCATTTGCGCATTCCTTTCATATACCTCAATCGGTAGCAACATTAAATGGAGTTATTTTTTCAATTATGTATTCGATAAGTTGTTTGTTTTATGGAACGATTTCTGACAAATATGGAAGAATAAAAACCATATTAATAGGTTTAAGCGGTTTGACCATCATTTGCTTTATTATCGGGTTTGTACAATCATTTTCACTATTACTCATTATGCGTGCAATACAAGGTATATTCGCTGCAACATTTTCTCCAGTAGCAATCACGTATACGACGGAAACATATCCAGCTAAAAAAAGAGTTACTGCAATTAGTTTTATTAGTACTAGTTTCATGTTATCGGGGGTATTAGGGCAGAACTTAAGTGAACTCATTGTTCATCATCTTAACTGGCATTGGGTATATTTCACTTTAACTGTATTATATTTGTGCTTAATATTTGTTATTTACCGCTATGTACCGGAAAGCCCACGTCGAAATTCAGATGTACAACTAGTAAAATTCTTTAATAACTTTAAAGATTTCCGTGATAATTTAAAGGTTTTATACTGTTTATTTATCTCATTTACGTTATTAATTATGTTTATCAGTATGTATGCCATTTTAAATTTATATATCTTATCAGATAAAGTGAATGGAGATATGTCTACAGCATCATTAGTGAAATTATTTGGTGTGATAGGAATGCTAGTATCGTTGTTAGGAGGCCGTTTAAGTGGCAGAATAGGTATTAAGCGTGTGATCTCACTTGCCTTACTAACAAGTACGTTATCACTGATACTGATGGGAATCACGACAAATATTATTTGTATCACATTATTTAGTGTTACATTTGTTGCTGGTATTGCATTTGCGATTCCATCAGTCATTTCGAAGGTGGGTATGACTGTTAAACATAATCAAGGATTCTTCTTATCAGTTAATACTGTTATATTATTTATGGGTACAGCCATTGCACCTATACTAATGATTTATATCGCTAAATTACCACAATATTTCTTAATGTTTGCTTCAATCGCATGTATTGGACTTATTTCATTTATTGTATCGCTATTTATGCCTAAAGATGAAAGTGCACATTAA
- a CDS encoding serine protease, with product MKVKFLTASSLLIATLTSATLINPAHAETTSSTDNHQQTTQSQQQKTPKIDKGNNVKPVEKKERANVILPNNDRHQINDTTLGHYAPVTFVQVQSNEGTFIASGVVVGKDKLLTNKHVVDATHGNPRALKAFPSAVNQNNYPNGGFTGEQITKYPGNADLAIVKFSPNDKNQNIGEVVTPATLSDNADTNQNQPITVTGYPGDKPLATMWESRGKITQIQGEDMHYDLSTTGGNSGSPVFNSRNEVIGIHWGGAANSYNGAVFINKDVQNFLKQNIEDINFSNSDNNDDNDNNNGTDDNNNNNNDDDNNYDNPDAA from the coding sequence ATGAAAGTTAAGTTTTTAACAGCAAGTTCTTTGTTAATTGCAACTTTGACATCAGCGACATTAATTAATCCAGCACATGCAGAAACGACATCATCAACCGATAATCACCAACAAACCACACAATCTCAACAACAAAAGACACCGAAGATTGATAAAGGTAATAACGTCAAACCTGTTGAAAAGAAAGAACGCGCAAATGTCATACTGCCTAACAATGATCGACATCAAATTAATGATACAACGTTAGGTCACTATGCTCCTGTTACTTTCGTTCAAGTTCAATCAAACGAAGGTACATTTATTGCATCAGGCGTTGTTGTTGGTAAAGACAAACTTTTAACTAACAAGCATGTTGTAGATGCGACTCACGGAAATCCACGCGCTTTAAAAGCCTTCCCTTCTGCAGTTAATCAAAATAATTATCCAAATGGTGGCTTTACTGGAGAACAAATCACTAAATATCCAGGCAATGCTGACCTAGCCATCGTTAAATTCTCACCTAATGACAAAAATCAAAATATTGGTGAAGTTGTTACACCAGCCACTTTAAGTGACAATGCGGATACAAATCAAAATCAACCTATCACCGTTACTGGTTACCCAGGAGATAAACCGCTTGCTACAATGTGGGAAAGTAGAGGTAAAATCACTCAAATACAAGGTGAAGATATGCACTATGACTTAAGTACAACTGGTGGCAATTCAGGTTCCCCTGTATTCAATAGCCGTAACGAAGTCATTGGTATTCATTGGGGTGGCGCAGCCAATAGCTATAATGGCGCTGTCTTTATCAACAAAGATGTACAAAACTTCTTAAAACAAAATATTGAAGACATTAATTTCTCAAATAGCGACAATAATGACGACAATGATAACAATAATGGCACAGACGATAATAACAATAATAATAACGATGACGATAATAACTATGATAATCCAGACGCAGCGTAA